In the Chitinivibrionales bacterium genome, one interval contains:
- a CDS encoding pyridoxamine 5'-phosphate oxidase family protein codes for MNSREIWKELEIIIDQAKTAVLATADKKGRPHMRWVTPAIVDNRFGSIFMITSPGFAKVNHILAMPEVEWLFQTTNLDTIISINGTMKINRNASLNSEIREIVSTRLGTFWKLNKDPHDTVVLETMVTNSMLFKPLQGTKDIITF; via the coding sequence ATGAATTCCCGTGAAATTTGGAAAGAACTTGAAATAATAATCGATCAGGCAAAAACTGCAGTTCTGGCAACAGCCGATAAAAAAGGCAGGCCCCACATGCGATGGGTCACGCCAGCGATTGTCGACAACCGCTTCGGATCGATTTTCATGATCACTTCACCGGGATTTGCCAAGGTCAACCATATTCTGGCAATGCCGGAAGTTGAGTGGTTGTTTCAGACAACAAATCTGGACACGATTATCTCCATAAACGGAACAATGAAGATTAATCGCAACGCTTCATTGAATTCCGAAATTCGTGAAATCGTATCAACACGGCTTGGAACATTCTGGAAACTAAACAAAGATCCACACGATACGGTGGTACTTGAAACGATGGTAACCAATTCCATGCTTTTCAAACCGCTCCAAGGAACCAAAGATATTATTACCTTTTGA
- the pdhA gene encoding pyruvate dehydrogenase (acetyl-transferring) E1 component subunit alpha, with translation MALSRKKNKESNKRLSLKLFRTMLLIRRFEERASQMYGIRKIGGFCHLYIGQEAVAAGSITSLDLTKDYVVSAYRDHGQALACGLSPDELMAELFGKKTGCSKGKGGSMHFFSAEKHMLGGNGIVGSQIPVATGVALKLKYKKEPGVVLCFFGDGAIHQGAFHESLNLAKIWDLPIVYICENNQYGMGTDFKRVSSVTELSITSSAYGIAGEQVDGMDVMKVYDAVSRKTATARNDHVPGFLEIKTYRYKGHSMSDPATYRTKEEVAAYKEQDPILLLKVQMIKNREITEEKYKKLDNEIKEICRNAVSFAEGSEEPLVESLYKDIIA, from the coding sequence ATGGCTTTATCACGAAAGAAAAACAAAGAATCAAATAAGCGGTTGTCATTAAAACTTTTTCGGACGATGCTTCTGATCCGCCGTTTCGAAGAACGGGCATCACAGATGTACGGTATCAGGAAAATCGGTGGCTTTTGTCATTTGTATATCGGTCAGGAGGCTGTTGCTGCAGGCTCAATTACATCACTGGATCTAACAAAAGACTATGTTGTTTCCGCCTATCGCGATCACGGCCAGGCCCTTGCTTGTGGTCTCTCTCCCGACGAATTGATGGCCGAACTTTTCGGAAAAAAAACCGGGTGCAGCAAAGGAAAAGGCGGTTCAATGCACTTTTTCAGCGCCGAGAAACACATGTTGGGCGGTAACGGCATTGTCGGGAGCCAGATTCCGGTTGCCACCGGAGTTGCCCTGAAACTCAAATACAAGAAAGAACCGGGTGTCGTACTCTGTTTTTTCGGTGACGGCGCCATTCATCAGGGAGCATTCCATGAAAGCCTGAATCTCGCAAAGATCTGGGACCTCCCGATTGTCTACATTTGCGAAAATAATCAGTATGGGATGGGCACCGATTTCAAGCGGGTATCATCGGTGACCGAGCTCTCTATTACCAGTTCGGCCTACGGCATAGCGGGAGAACAGGTTGATGGCATGGATGTTATGAAAGTATATGACGCCGTTTCTCGAAAAACAGCAACAGCGCGAAACGATCATGTTCCCGGCTTTCTGGAAATAAAAACGTATCGATATAAAGGCCATTCCATGAGTGACCCTGCAACCTATCGCACAAAGGAAGAGGTTGCCGCTTATAAGGAACAGGATCCGATTCTTCTTCTTAAAGTCCAGATGATCAAAAACAGAGAAATAACCGAAGAAAAGTATAAAAAACTCGATAACGAAATAAAGGAGATTTGCCGGAATGCCGTATCTTTTGCCGAGGGGAGCGAAGAGCCGCTAGTTGAATCACTGTACAAAGACATAATTGCATGA